GTTCGACAGGCTGTGGCTCTTCGATGGACGGGAGCATGTCTTTCCGCTGGTGCCCGGCCGGACGCTCAGCTACGCCGCGCGGCCCGGCACGCAGTTCTCGGTCTGCAAGTTCTCGGCCCTTTCCGGGCTGAGCATTCGGGGCGCCAAATGGCCTCTCGACAACATCGAGCTTCCCTTCGGCTTCCTCCTCACCCAATCCAACGAAGCGCTCGGTCCGGTCGAGATCGAGATTGCGGCGGGGCGCGCCTTCGCCATTTTCAGCGCATACGAATAGTTGGGCACGGACATTTTCCACCTTTGCGGCCGGCCGCTCTTCGCCTATTGTCCGCGCCGGCTGGTCCCATAGCTCAGCAGGATAGAGCACCAGATTCCTAATCTGGGGGTCGTTGGTTCGAATCCAACTGGGATCACCATATTTTCTAGGGCGAACAAAGAGTGCGCTGCACACTTCCACCTATGTGTGGTCCCGCCATGGTCCCACTCCACTCATGGATCAACGCCTTCGGTGTGTTGCCCATCGTCATAGGTAGACAATGAACCGGGTTCTTAAAAACCATTTGCCCTAGCGTCGAGTCGCTCCTAGAACGAACCGCGACACGGCCCAAGTTGCTTGGTAAGCTTTAATAGTAACCGCCCAAAGCAGTGGGTGGCGTTGTAACCTGCGCTTCATTCCGTCAGCTATGATAAGGACCCTCCTCGATTTAAGGCGCTCCAGCTCCGCGGATTGCGCCGCAGAAGCGGCGGCGGACTGCACTGCCCCATTCGCAGATCTTGCCTCTAAGCTTTCCAGAACCGCCTTGGCCGAACGGAGATGGCGCTGCAACGATACGGCCTCGAAGCGAGATAGACCCGAGGTCACAGTTGAAATTCGCCGGTACCCTTCCCAATCTGCGTAGGTCCGGACCATAGACTTCGGACGAACGCGATACAGGCAACCTGTGCGCGGGATTATGACGATGCCGTAACCGTTCGAGACCGCTCCTAGGTAAAACGCCCAATCTTCGTATTTGGCTTTCACATGCGCGCCCCACCCGCCTAGTTCTTGAGCGAGGGGTACCCGAACACCAGAATTTGCGTGTCCGAGAACGTTGTCCGTTTGGGCAATGATCGTTCCTTCACCTAGGGGCCTGTAGGTATAGGCTTCCATCGCATCACAACGGTGAAAATCTCTACCATCGCTGAATGCCGTAAGGTACGGCACTGCGGCTACCGCTGACGGATTAGCCTCCAATGCCTTAACGATATCCCGAATCCACTCATTTAGGGGGACATCATCCGAATCAATATTCAGCAGAAATTCGGTTTTACATTCTCGCAAAGCCGTGTTGCGTGCGCCTGCGAGGCCTAGGTTTTGGCTATGACGAACAATACGGAAGGGATGAACGAGCTTTTCCGCGCATACGCGCTGCAGTGCCGCATGAGACTCAACAGTCGAGGCATCATCAACAATGATGACTTCAGCTGGACTGACCGACTGGGAATTCAGACCATCAATCAACGCTTCGACGTATGAAATCTCCGTGTTGTAAAACGGTATTAGAACCGTCGCGGTATCACTTATCTTGCTGACGTGTTCATCTCGGAGTCGATGAGACGTGTAGGGTATCTCCAAGTCCTGTCGTGCATCCAATTGGGTTGTCAGTTCGCCAACGACAAATTGAGCTTCTGACGGGTTGATTCGACAAAACTCTGATATTTTCGCAGCAACGGCCTTTTTATCGCCTTTGCAAAGACACCTCTTCCAGATGTCTCCGGAAAACATTTCTGGAACGCCGCCACTCTCCAGTGCAACCATAAGGCCACCATTCGCAACAACGTCAACTATTGCTAGAGGAAAATTGTCGGCACGATATGGTAGAACAAATAGGGTGTCACCTGCATTGCTTCGAATGTATTCGCACATCTCGAACCAGTCGAAATTCTTATACTCTTGAACCGTATACCGATCTTTCAATGATTCAATCTGTGATCGAGGATTGAAGCCTGGCACATCTGGGCCGATAAAAGCCAATTCGGTTACATTTGGGGCATTAACTTGATCGCAAGTGTCCGCTGTAAACGCATCAATAAAAATATCGAACCCCTTCATGTGCGATCGCTTGCCTACGAAAGCGACGCGCTTGATAGGAGAACGTTTTGCCGAGTTAACAATCTTACGTTCGTAGCAATACGGTTCAATGAGAACTCTTTTTGATGAAGGGCTAACACCGCTCTCTCTATACAATTGACGGAGAAACTCCGTAGGAAAGACCACAAGATCGGCAGCTTCAACAGCAATTTTTTCCTTTTGCGGGATATAAGCGTTTGAGACTCGGCTCCATTCCTCGTTTGCGTTTTCGAGATAGAAAGTATTTCCGTGGCAATGGACTACTGCTGAGATCGACGCCGGCAACAAATTCACTCGCCGCGCCTGTGAAATGCGACAGCCAATTCCGCCGTAATCCTGAAAATGCACTGTCCTAAGACCAGGTATGACCAGCATCAGCTGAAACATGCACTCCAAAGCTTGGTCTTCACGGGGCAGATGACGAACTTCGGCTTCCGAAAGCAAAAGCTCCGGCCAGATTACATTGCGCTGTCGCGCCACATCGGTGCAGCTAGGCCTTTCGATCAGAAGTACAAAAGAATTAGGAACTCGCTTAGCTTGACTAGCCACAAAGGCCCCGATGCCTCCCGATTTGTTTAAACCCGGGAACTCGGATGTGATGAGGGCGTGCGTCTCGCCTCGTACTAAGTCTAAACCAAGTTTGGCTAGCTGAGCATAATGGAACCCGGCATCGTAACGAGCCACGGCCACCGAAGTTGAGGCAACATCGTCAAATTGATTTGGATGAGCGTGGCCTGCAGTTTCCACCCTTAGCCCTGAGCAGTTCAAAAGCCCGCAAAGTTCAACTAGTGTCCATTCGCGAACGTGCGAACTGTTTTTCGGAAGACTGTTGTGGTCGATGGGAAATAGCTTTGATCGATCAGGAGTGGAGATGACTAATCGGCTCTGCTCATTTTCTGCAATAATAGACCTTAGCAAAACCAAAAGTGGGCGCGGATCTATAACATGCTCGATAACATCACTTAAAATAACAACGGTTACCTCATTAGAGGACAAAGCTGTCGCTACCTTTTCGGTATCAGACCAATCAGCAAAATTACACTCTATAAATTCTGCACTGGTGAGGTTTTCCCTCGCCGTCGCCAAAGAAGCATGATAGTCAACAGCTACAACCTTAACGTTCAGATCCTTGACGATATGACCAAGCTTGTGACCGTTCCCACAGCCTAAATCTATTACTCGCTGCGCCCCAATCTTGAGAATAAGCTCCTTTGCCTTATGATAAACATCAGCCTGCCAAACAACATTTGTCTGCGGATTATCATCAAATATGTGATTGAAAGTCCGCTGAGCCCCGCCACAGCCATAATTTTTCTCGCTCGAAACTTCGTCAAGCGAAAATGAGAAGTCTTCTATCCTGCCATCAAAATCCACTATGCCCTTGTTGCGAGGCATGACAAAATTTGTACGCAGCATCTTATTTTACTCCTGAAGCATTACGCCTATTAAGCCAGTTGACGGTTTGTACGATCCCGTCGCGTAACGATACGCTTGGCGTCCACCTTGTTTCCCGCTGCAATCTGCTGGTGTCCAGAATGTTGCTCCTAACGTCGAAAGCGCGAGCTGGAACAAACTCAATCTCCGGCTCAATCTTGCATTCCCTAGCGACCGCACTAACAATGTCTAGTATCGTGTGGCCTTGGCCACCGACGCCCACATTGAAGCATCGCTCAATACCTTGGTAGCCCAAAATACACGACACTGCATCGCTTACATCGTCGACAAATATATAGTCTCTTACATTTTTTCCGTCGCCAAAAACTTGAACTTTTTTTGTTGAAATTATTTTATTGTATACATTTGGAATTAATCCCTGTTGCTTAATTCCAAGCTGATATGGGCCATAAGGATTTGAAATACGAAGAATATATCCTGCAATTCCGTACAAGTGCTCGAAGATGCTTACATATTTCTCAATCATTAATTTGTTGACGCCGTAAGCTCCAATTGGGTTAGTCGGGTGACTCTCATTTATGGGACTACTAAGGGGCGTTCCGTAGACCGTGCCCCCAGATGAGAAAAATACTATCTTTCTCACGCCGCTCGCGCGGGCAGCTTCTAGGAGGCGGATGGTACCCACCACGCTACGGGTAACGTCCGCGGCCATCTCGACGTTTGCAGCCGGCGGAAAGGTAGCGTGGATTGAATGAATTATCACGTCAGCGCCTTGTAAAGCGGTCGCTACAACGGTTTCATCATTGAAATCGCCTTGGATAATCTCCGCCCCAACCAACGCCCGAGAGTCCACGAAATGGCGACCAAATGCCCTCACTTCGTAGCCTTGAGAAACGAGCTTTCGGCAGACATTCGTTCCGATGAACCCGCCGCCTCCAAGTACCACCGCCCTCATATGTAAGCGCCTTTATTCAGAGTCTCGCTGCGTGGTTTGCTACACGCGAGCACTCTGCGGCAGCAACCTATGGTGGCACGCCTACCATCTAACCCGTTCTGCTGGAAGGGACAGGGCAATACGGAAGCCCCGCCTATCCGCAGTCGAACTTCACTTGACGTGCCACTGAACCTTCATCCAGCGGCGCTTAGAGTCTCGTCCGTTTCTGTTACGCCCTGCGGCGCGGGTTGAGCAACCGGAGTGCCGGTTGCGGCGAGAAGCCCGGCGAAAGCTGCCGGGGTTTGATAGCCGAGCGAGGAGTGCGGTCTCGTCGTATTGAAATCCTCCACCCATTCGGCGATGGCGCTACGGGCATGGTCGAGGCCGAAGAACAGGCTCTCGTTCAGGAGCTCATCGCGCATCCGCCCGTTGAAGCTCTCGACGTAGCCGTTCTGCATCGGCTTGCCGGGCGCGATGTAGTGCCACTCGACGCGATGATCCTTCGACCAGGCTAGGATCGCGTTCGAGGTGAACTCCGTGCCGTGATCGGACACGATCATCCCTGGTTTACCGCGACGAGCGATCAGGTCGGTCAGTTCGCGCGCGACACGACGGCCAGAGATCGAGGTGTCGGGGATTGCAGCCAGGCATTCTCGCGTCACGTCATCGACGATGTTCAGCACCCGGAAGCGCCGCCCGCAGGCAAACTGGTCATGCACGAAGTCCAGCGGTAAGCATTGTGGTTCCGGTCTGAAACCGCGCTCTCCAAACGAGTCGGAAAGGTGCGGGGCCTAGTGTTTAAACCTCAATGATTTCAATGGTACCTTTCATCCCCGCACCTTATATAAACCGTTGATTTTAAACATTCTTGACATTTCAACTGGGATCACCATTCCTGTTCAATGTGATCTGTCAGATATTTCTGGCTTTCCGTCAGATTTCTGACCCGATCGGCCCCTCTGTCGGACTCAGGTCATCGACGCCAAGAGCCCATAGCGGACATTGAAGTCCAGCGATCTCAAACCTATGGTAGATTGGCGGCCAAACAGGCTGTTGCAGGTTTTGGGAGTTTCGCGAAAGGTGTTTATCTGCATTTAGCATACGAGTTACTTGAAGATTCGCGCGCGTGGGTTCCCGTCCGAAGCGGGGAGTCCGGCAATTTCATCTATCGCCGCGACGATGGGCTTGCCTATGCAAAGATTGCATCGCCCGCGCGAGTGGCTGATCTTGCCGACGAACGGGACCGCCTCACTTGGCTGCACGGCCGAGGTATCGCCTGCCCCGAGGTCATCGACTGGCGAGCGACGGAGAAAGGGGCTTGCCTGACGATGACGGCAATCCCCGGAGTGGCGGCGGTCGATCTGTCGGGGGCCGACCTACTCAAAGCGTGGCCTTCAATGGCGCAGCAGCTTGGTGTTCTGCACAGCCTGCCGGTTGTCCAATGCCCGTTCGAGCGCAGGTTGTCGCGGATGTTCGCTAGCGCCGTGGATGTAGTGTCCCGCAACGCCGTCAATCCCGACTTCCTGCCTGACGAGGACAAGAACATACCACTACAGGAACTCCTGGCGCGGGTGGAGCGAGGGCTGCCGGTTCGGCTCGACCAAGAGCGCGCCGATATGGTCGTCTGTCACGGCGATCCTTGTATGCCCAATTTCATAGTGGACCCTCGTAGCCTGCAATGTGCCGGGGTGATCGACTTGGGGCGGCTCGGAACCGCAGACCGCTACGCTGATTTGGCACTTATGGTTGCCAACGCCGGGGAGAGCTGGACAACCCCGCATGAAGCGGAGCGCGGCTTCACCATCCTGTTCGACATATTGGGAATCAGCGCGCCAGATCGGGAGCGCCTTGCCTTCTATCTGCGCCTCGACCCGCTGACGTGGGGCTGATGTCGCGGAAATCCTAAAACTTGCAACAGATCGACGGCCCCCGGAAAATCAGGGATTCTCGTGTCGCATATCTTAGTCGCATTGTTCTTACCACTTGTGACAAGACGGGCGGCAGGGTCTGCTTGGAGTGAACGACCGCTTCGTCCTGCATAGCAGACGCCCGATAGGGCAATGCTCCGCTGCGGCCTGGCCAACTGGCCCTTGGTCATCCCGAAGACGTTCATTGCCGAACCACCACCTTTCATCCATTTGGATTTAACGAAGCCCTGGCCCTTACCGGGTATGTCGAAAGCCTTCACGTAGGACGGCCGTAGCGCTTCCTCGATTTCGCGCCGAACCTGTCCCGCAAAGCCTCGACATAGGCGGGATCCCGGAGGTCTTCGGCGGGAAGTTCGCTGGGCGCGACAGGTTGCGCCGAGAGCGGGTTTTCGGCAAGATTCAGGGCATACCGGGGAGAGGCTTAATCTACTCTTCAAGAGCCTCGACAGCGGCCTGACCCTTTGGCAGCACCCTGTTTAGGATGTCCGCCAGCGTGACCGCGCCCACTACCCGGTTGTCTTTCGTGACGACGGCCAGCTGAACACTTGCTTCGCGCATGCGCGCGAGCGCTTCATAGACCGGCGTATCGAATGTCAGTACGAAGGCAGGTTTCGCGTGGTCTTTCAGAAGCTCTCCGCCGTCGACAAGAAGCGTGTCGCGAAAATGTACCACCGACGGAAGGCCGGTGTTCGACAACAACAGAAGCCGGGTCTGATTGGTTGCCAGAGCGATTGCCCTTGCATCGGCTATCGTCGCATCGGGATGTACGGTCCTAAATGGGGTTCCGCTTAGCACATCGGATAACGGTGTCGAGCCGAGGTCTATCAGGCCGGAGAGCTGATTTTCCAGATGGGGCTCCAGCGCGCCGACTTCGGCCGAGTGTGCGACCAACTGTCGTATGGTCGCGGCGTCGCGCCCCCCCACGGCAATACTTTCGACGGGTTTAACGCCACTTGCCTCCACCAGACGGTTCGCGCTTTGATTGATCCAGTTCAATAGCGGCCGCAGCGGCCAGATATAAGCGCGCGCTAGCACTCCGACGGCCATGGCAGACCGCTCCGGGTGCGCGATCGCCCACGATTTCGGCGCCATTTCGCCAATGACCAGATGCAGGAACGTCACCACGAACAAGGCCAGCGCGAACGCTAGGCCACCCGCCGCCCACGGGGGCAGGCCCCATGCCAGCAGCACCGGCCCGAGTGCTGCATCAACGGCAGGTTTCGTGATTGCCCCTAGTACGAAGGTGCACAGCGTGATGCCGAGTTGCGCACCGGCAAGCATCAGGGTCAGATCGTTCATGCCGCGCAAGGCGGCGCGAGCCGGCAAGCTGGTAGCTGCCACCTCCTCCAGTCGGTGCCGCCGCGCGCCGAGAAGCGCAAATTCAATGATGACGAAGAAGGCGCTGAGGACGATCAGCGCAACCGTCGCAAGCATGACAAGGAGCGGGTCGGTCATCGGACGTATTCCCCGTTCCGGTCTTCCACGAGCCTCACACGCAGCTTTGTCGGCACATGGCGTTCGACTTCAAGAATGTCGATGACGAGCTTACGGTCTGTCACTTGATCCATTGCGAATTCCGCAGGACCAACAGGTAACGCAACGCTGATGGTGCTGCCCTTCTCGGGCAGCATCCCGTGTACTCCAATCACCAGCCCGGCAATCGTTTCCGTATCGACCTCTGGCAGATCCTCGCCGATCGTCCGAGCAATCTCATCGAGATGCACATCGCCGTCCATCGTCCAGACGTTTAAACCTTCGGCAACAATTGAATTCCGCACATCGGTGTCATGCTCGTCGGTTATCTTACCGACGATCTCCATTGCAATATCCTCGACGGTTAAGGCCCCGACGAAGCTGCCATATTCGTCCACAGCGCATGCCATGCGGCTGTTTTCCCTCTGCAGCAACGAAAGCGCCATAGGTAACGGCATCACCTCAGGTATGATGAGCACGTCTTTCATCGCCTCGGAGACAGGCGCGTCCAAGCGCCCCTGCTCCAGATATCGGAGAACGTCGGCGAGTTCGATCACGCCGACAGGGTTCTCATTGCTGTCGAGAACGGGATAGCGGGTGTGTCCCTCCGCCATGAGCTGGCGCATATCCCCCAGCGTCATGTCCGGCCGGACCCAGTCCACGTGCGGCCGTGGGATCATCGCATGCTCTACATTCTGACGAGGAAATTCGAGGATACGATCCATCATTAGGGAGAGATCGGTCGGCAAGTTGCCGCTTTCGCGTGAATCGGCGATGATATGAGCAAGGTCGTCGGCGGAAGCGCTGACATCGAGGTCATGGACCGGTTCGACCTTGATCAACCGAAGGAACAGGTTCGCCGACCGGTCGAAAAAGCTGATCAGCCAGCCGAAAACTGCAAGGTACACGATTGTGGAGTTGGCGAGCGCCCGCGACAGATGCGCCGAGTGCGCAATCGCGAGATTTTTGGGATAAAGTTCCCCGAAGATCATCTGGATAAGTGTTGCGCCAACAAGCGTCGAAATTGTTCCGACGGCAATGCCGATCTCGGCCGGGATGCCGACGCCACCAAGAAGTGTGCCAATTGAGCG
This genomic window from Aureimonas sp. OT7 contains:
- a CDS encoding APH(3'') family aminoglycoside O-phosphotransferase; the protein is MHLAYELLEDSRAWVPVRSGESGNFIYRRDDGLAYAKIASPARVADLADERDRLTWLHGRGIACPEVIDWRATEKGACLTMTAIPGVAAVDLSGADLLKAWPSMAQQLGVLHSLPVVQCPFERRLSRMFASAVDVVSRNAVNPDFLPDEDKNIPLQELLARVERGLPVRLDQERADMVVCHGDPCMPNFIVDPRSLQCAGVIDLGRLGTADRYADLALMVANAGESWTTPHEAERGFTILFDILGISAPDRERLAFYLRLDPLTWG
- a CDS encoding hemolysin family protein is translated as MAIESVLLLVIGIIAVLAIIAANAYFVAQEFAYMAVDRTRLAADAAAGDAAAERALSVTKRTSFMLSGAQLGITVTGLLVGYVAEPLVGRSIGTLLGGVGIPAEIGIAVGTISTLVGATLIQMIFGELYPKNLAIAHSAHLSRALANSTIVYLAVFGWLISFFDRSANLFLRLIKVEPVHDLDVSASADDLAHIIADSRESGNLPTDLSLMMDRILEFPRQNVEHAMIPRPHVDWVRPDMTLGDMRQLMAEGHTRYPVLDSNENPVGVIELADVLRYLEQGRLDAPVSEAMKDVLIIPEVMPLPMALSLLQRENSRMACAVDEYGSFVGALTVEDIAMEIVGKITDEHDTDVRNSIVAEGLNVWTMDGDVHLDEIARTIGEDLPEVDTETIAGLVIGVHGMLPEKGSTISVALPVGPAEFAMDQVTDRKLVIDILEVERHVPTKLRVRLVEDRNGEYVR
- a CDS encoding NAD-dependent epimerase/dehydratase family protein; protein product: MRAVVLGGGGFIGTNVCRKLVSQGYEVRAFGRHFVDSRALVGAEIIQGDFNDETVVATALQGADVIIHSIHATFPPAANVEMAADVTRSVVGTIRLLEAARASGVRKIVFFSSGGTVYGTPLSSPINESHPTNPIGAYGVNKLMIEKYVSIFEHLYGIAGYILRISNPYGPYQLGIKQQGLIPNVYNKIISTKKVQVFGDGKNVRDYIFVDDVSDAVSCILGYQGIERCFNVGVGGQGHTILDIVSAVARECKIEPEIEFVPARAFDVRSNILDTSRLQRETRWTPSVSLRDGIVQTVNWLNRRNASGVK
- a CDS encoding CNNM domain-containing protein, which gives rise to MTDPLLVMLATVALIVLSAFFVIIEFALLGARRHRLEEVAATSLPARAALRGMNDLTLMLAGAQLGITLCTFVLGAITKPAVDAALGPVLLAWGLPPWAAGGLAFALALFVVTFLHLVIGEMAPKSWAIAHPERSAMAVGVLARAYIWPLRPLLNWINQSANRLVEASGVKPVESIAVGGRDAATIRQLVAHSAEVGALEPHLENQLSGLIDLGSTPLSDVLSGTPFRTVHPDATIADARAIALATNQTRLLLLSNTGLPSVVHFRDTLLVDGGELLKDHAKPAFVLTFDTPVYEALARMREASVQLAVVTKDNRVVGAVTLADILNRVLPKGQAAVEALEE
- a CDS encoding glycosyltransferase — its product is MLRTNFVMPRNKGIVDFDGRIEDFSFSLDEVSSEKNYGCGGAQRTFNHIFDDNPQTNVVWQADVYHKAKELILKIGAQRVIDLGCGNGHKLGHIVKDLNVKVVAVDYHASLATARENLTSAEFIECNFADWSDTEKVATALSSNEVTVVILSDVIEHVIDPRPLLVLLRSIIAENEQSRLVISTPDRSKLFPIDHNSLPKNSSHVREWTLVELCGLLNCSGLRVETAGHAHPNQFDDVASTSVAVARYDAGFHYAQLAKLGLDLVRGETHALITSEFPGLNKSGGIGAFVASQAKRVPNSFVLLIERPSCTDVARQRNVIWPELLLSEAEVRHLPREDQALECMFQLMLVIPGLRTVHFQDYGGIGCRISQARRVNLLPASISAVVHCHGNTFYLENANEEWSRVSNAYIPQKEKIAVEAADLVVFPTEFLRQLYRESGVSPSSKRVLIEPYCYERKIVNSAKRSPIKRVAFVGKRSHMKGFDIFIDAFTADTCDQVNAPNVTELAFIGPDVPGFNPRSQIESLKDRYTVQEYKNFDWFEMCEYIRSNAGDTLFVLPYRADNFPLAIVDVVANGGLMVALESGGVPEMFSGDIWKRCLCKGDKKAVAAKISEFCRINPSEAQFVVGELTTQLDARQDLEIPYTSHRLRDEHVSKISDTATVLIPFYNTEISYVEALIDGLNSQSVSPAEVIIVDDASTVESHAALQRVCAEKLVHPFRIVRHSQNLGLAGARNTALRECKTEFLLNIDSDDVPLNEWIRDIVKALEANPSAVAAVPYLTAFSDGRDFHRCDAMEAYTYRPLGEGTIIAQTDNVLGHANSGVRVPLAQELGGWGAHVKAKYEDWAFYLGAVSNGYGIVIIPRTGCLYRVRPKSMVRTYADWEGYRRISTVTSGLSRFEAVSLQRHLRSAKAVLESLEARSANGAVQSAAASAAQSAELERLKSRRVLIIADGMKRRLQRHPLLWAVTIKAYQATWAVSRFVLGATRR